ACAACAGACTGAAACGTCTGCTTAGGCTTAAGGAAATGATGGTACAGCAGCATACTAAATGTTGATAAAAATAGCAACCGAATGAATTTATTTTTATCCATATATAATAATATAATTAGTAATTGGTTTCAAAACCACGAAAAATGAAAAATGACGCAATAGAAATGCCCCGACTTTTGATCGTCCGCAGCTGATAGTTAAAGATATTAAATATTTTATGATAAAAACAGTTACACAAAGTGTTACTTTATTAAGGTAGCTAAAATAAACAAATAGTATGATTTTTATTCTATTTTGCAATTTTCTTAATCTTTTCCTAAGATTAGGATACGGTTATGCATGAAGGTATGCGTGTCCTTGCTCACTTGTATGGATTAGGAGACCAATAGAGAAGCCCTAGACTAAAGGAGCAAAAGCGTAAAAACCAACCTAATCAGTTAGTTTAATAAGGAACCATTAATTATTCAGCAGCCATGGATAAAAATAAAACCTTCCTAGAGTCTGGGAGCTTGCATCAGCTGGCAACTGCTCTTACAGCAAGTTCCATTGCCCAAAAGCGGATTAAGGCTACCATACAGGCAGCATGTATATGGGCAAATTTTTTTGAGAAGAGAAAAGATCCATTTGTCAACTATCCAACGATCCGTAGTTTACAAACATCCTACCAAATAGCATATATTGCTGTTACGGAAATGCTTTTAGAGCTTCCTGCTGTTATAGCTACCATTTTAACGCCCTCTTTTGCAGCAGGCTGGGTTTCATTAGAAGCAATAGCGGAACATTTTGGAGAGGAAACGGCTTCTGTACTGGCAGCAATCGATAGCTTACATAGCTGCATTATACAATACAATACCATTGATCAATATGCCCCCTATGTTGAGGCGACTGCCCCTCCCGTAACAGCTGCACTATTAGATATTTGCGATATTATTCGATTGTATTACAATGCGCCAGCTGAAGAGCAGCAGGAGAAAGTCCTTGCCAGAACTAGTAAAACATTTTTATTTGAATTAAAATATTTTTATATCCCATTGGTACATAAGATACGTTTATACGATATACAAACTAAGCTAGCAGATTTCTGGTTTAAGCACACTGATACCATTAATTACTATGCAATAACCGCACAGCTAGGTAAAACAAAACTGGAAAGGCAAAGACAGCTAGATTTTATTGTTGAAGAGGTAAGTTTAATAATGCGTAAGTATGGGATTGATTGCATTATTAAAAAACGTGTTAAATCACTTTATGGTATTTGGCACAAGATGCAAAAATTAAATGCACCCTTTAACCAAATTCATGATCTAACTGCTATTAGAATCATTCTCCTAGATAGCAGTAACAAAACATTAGCAGAGGAGAAAATAATTTGCTGGAGGGTTTTATCTATTCTTAGCAACCTTTATAAACCACTGAATACTATAATGCGAGATTGGATTAGCATACCAAAAGATAATGGTTATGAATCATTACATCTTTCATTTGAAACCCACTATCATGGAGAATTAGAAGTGCAAATACGTACGGAGCGGATGGATTATATAGCAGAACAGGGAACAGCCACACATTGGCAATACAAGTATGGTAAATAATTCTAGGAGTTATGTGCTATGGTAACAGTAAATGTAAATAGTCTTCCTCCCTATAGGGAGGAAACACCACAAAAGGAAACCTATTCATATAGCAAACGTTATAGGAGCCCAACAGATAGTTAGCTCCTATCTTAACTGATCGGTTAACACGCTTAGCTCTTTCAAAATTTTTTCAGCGCCCTGTATTACATCTGTAATAACTTCCTCTCCCATACTTTTTGCCTGATTTGTATTAGCGTATTTATTGCCTATAAGCTGCCGCACAAGGGCCTTCAGCTTTTTACGGTAAGATTTCAAATTATACATCAAGCCACTTCTCACTACTGAACCAGTTTCAGGCGCAGCAAGAATCCCTACTAAAATACCTAAGCACAAAACTACAAAAAGCATACAGAAACTTTTAAGATTCCATTTCATCCTTATTTAATTTATTAAATTAATTGATTTACATTATTTATTTACGAATTTTACCCATCTCGACCAGCTGGTACTTTTTTTAAAAGTTCCTCAAGCATACCATTGACAAAGGAAGCGCTCTTAGCAGTACCGTATAATTTCGCTATTTCAATATATTCATTGATGGATACCTTCATGGGGATCTCTTCAAATCTACGTAATTCCGTTAATGCTAGCTTAAGCATCAATTTATCCAGTAACACCATACGTTCACTTGTCCATTTTTTAGCTGCTTCACCAATCATTGCTTCATACAAAGCATTATCCTGTAGTGTAAACTGTACAAGATGATCATAAAAACTTCCTATTTTTTCCCATCGTGCTTCTAATTTACGCCAAAAAGAGACAAAACCAGCCAACCCCTCTGCTGCAAGCAGCTTAAAAGTAGACGTCAACAACTGCTTTACAATAGAGGCATGCGCACTCCAATAGATATCTATCTTTTCAAAAAAGCTATCCACCTCTTTGTTATTAAAAATAATAGTTTGCACCATGCATTCCAATAATTCTATTGTATCTATTGAACCTGCAGCATCAGCCAGCAGTTTAGATGGTTCCGCTGACTGCAGCAGCTGTCTATACCAGGCTTGCACACAATCTTCTGCTATAGGCCAATGAATGGTTTCTGAAGGGATAGCTTCCTTCCAATGATTCCTATGGTATAATTGCGCGAGCAGCGCATGCTGCGCCAATGCTTCCTTTAACCGAGAAGCATTTCCTGTTATTAACTTGCCTGTAGCTACCTCCGCTTTAGCCATTTTATGCCACTCTATTAGTAGCAATAAAATGTAAAGATAGTCCATGCAGATGTAAGCCTTCGATTGATTCCACCCTTTATGTAAAATTGTTTGATCTTGTATACACGCTTGCCTATAATAGAGTAGATTATTATGAACAGATTGTCCTATTGTACTTTCTTCGTCGCTTGGAAAAAGAGGAGAAAACGGTTCTTTTGCTATGGTTTTTCGAAAAAGTGCAACAGCCGTTGTTTGTTTCTGCTGTAATTGAGCTTTTTGAACAGGCTCATGTACGAAGCAATCAAATAGAAAATCTGTTTTTATTTGTTCGATCGCTTTTTCCTTATGGGCTTGTTGGGCAATCGTATAACCATAAAGATATTGTAAGGCCTTAATACGTATAAAACGCCGTGTAATGAAGCTATTGCTCATTATGTCATTGACTTTTTATTAACGCAATTAACGAACGAAAGCATTTTTTATACTTTGAATACGTGTTAAAGCTAAGGATTGAGCCACTTCTTCTGTTGGGCAGCAGGATTCAGCTGCTTTATCCAATACATGCAAACAAATAGAATAGAGCTCTTCTGTACGCTGCTTGACCAAATTTTTATTAAAAGACCGCATATCCAATTCTGTAACAGCATTGATCAGCCCACCTGCATTTGCCAAAAAATCTGGTACATATACAATTTCTCTTTCAAACAACCGTCTCCCATCTTTTTCTGGTTGGGCTAATTGATTATTGGCTGCACCCGCAATGATAGCGCAATTCAATTGTGGAATTGTTTCCGCATTTAAACTTGCACCCAATGCA
Above is a window of Candidatus Cardinium hertigii DNA encoding:
- a CDS encoding bifunctional (p)ppGpp synthetase/guanosine-3',5'-bis(diphosphate) 3'-pyrophosphohydrolase, with the protein product MDKNKTFLESGSLHQLATALTASSIAQKRIKATIQAACIWANFFEKRKDPFVNYPTIRSLQTSYQIAYIAVTEMLLELPAVIATILTPSFAAGWVSLEAIAEHFGEETASVLAAIDSLHSCIIQYNTIDQYAPYVEATAPPVTAALLDICDIIRLYYNAPAEEQQEKVLARTSKTFLFELKYFYIPLVHKIRLYDIQTKLADFWFKHTDTINYYAITAQLGKTKLERQRQLDFIVEEVSLIMRKYGIDCIIKKRVKSLYGIWHKMQKLNAPFNQIHDLTAIRIILLDSSNKTLAEEKIICWRVLSILSNLYKPLNTIMRDWISIPKDNGYESLHLSFETHYHGELEVQIRTERMDYIAEQGTATHWQYKYGK
- a CDS encoding YtxH domain-containing protein produces the protein MKWNLKSFCMLFVVLCLGILVGILAAPETGSVVRSGLMYNLKSYRKKLKALVRQLIGNKYANTNQAKSMGEEVITDVIQGAEKILKELSVLTDQLR
- a CDS encoding transcription antitermination protein NusB, whose amino-acid sequence is MSNSFITRRFIRIKALQYLYGYTIAQQAHKEKAIEQIKTDFLFDCFVHEPVQKAQLQQKQTTAVALFRKTIAKEPFSPLFPSDEESTIGQSVHNNLLYYRQACIQDQTILHKGWNQSKAYICMDYLYILLLLIEWHKMAKAEVATGKLITGNASRLKEALAQHALLAQLYHRNHWKEAIPSETIHWPIAEDCVQAWYRQLLQSAEPSKLLADAAGSIDTIELLECMVQTIIFNNKEVDSFFEKIDIYWSAHASIVKQLLTSTFKLLAAEGLAGFVSFWRKLEARWEKIGSFYDHLVQFTLQDNALYEAMIGEAAKKWTSERMVLLDKLMLKLALTELRRFEEIPMKVSINEYIEIAKLYGTAKSASFVNGMLEELLKKVPAGRDG